The region AAACCGCCACTTGCGGCTGTTGCCACGACTGGGTCGCGCACATGCAAGCCAACGGCTTTACCGTGGTGACACACGATGTGAGTGAATCGGCCAAATCAGCCAAACGCGCCAGTGTGGGTATTCCGGCACAACTGGGCTCATGCCATACGGCGCTGGTCAATGGTTATGCGCTGGAAGGCCATGTGCCCGCCAGCGATGTGCACCGCTTGCTGAAAGAGCGGCCCCAAGCCGCAGGCTTGAGCGTGCCCGGAATGCCCATTGGCTCACCGGGTATGGATGGCCCGGCCTATG is a window of Rhodoferax lithotrophicus DNA encoding:
- a CDS encoding DUF411 domain-containing protein, translating into MQRRHFIQTASLALAVGSSWSLSALAKVQPTVEVWKTATCGCCHDWVAHMQANGFTVVTHDVSESAKSAKRASVGIPAQLGSCHTALVNGYALEGHVPASDVHRLLKERPQAAGLSVPGMPIGSPGMDGPAYGGRKDAYASLLVRRDGSSSVFQAH